One window of the Niallia circulans genome contains the following:
- a CDS encoding Hsp20/alpha crystallin family protein: MSSNFPIDPNKKEKTPQPFNGFMRSMNQFFQEKPVKNFLQQMDEFFSNPFPNMAFPLSVNETEGATIIKAELPGVNKEQIQLDIYDHYLTISINHQEILTEENSQTKTFHTSKTYKRNSRSIAFPHPIDERKVTASYQNGLLTIKVPKQKGKKIMIEDRN, translated from the coding sequence ATGTCATCCAATTTCCCAATCGACCCAAACAAAAAAGAAAAAACACCGCAACCATTTAATGGATTCATGCGTTCCATGAATCAGTTTTTTCAGGAAAAGCCAGTGAAAAACTTCCTGCAGCAAATGGATGAATTTTTTAGTAACCCATTTCCAAATATGGCTTTTCCATTAAGTGTAAATGAAACAGAAGGTGCCACGATTATTAAAGCAGAACTGCCCGGAGTTAATAAAGAGCAAATTCAATTGGACATCTATGATCATTATTTAACTATCAGCATTAATCATCAGGAAATTCTAACAGAGGAAAATTCGCAGACTAAAACATTTCATACAAGTAAAACGTATAAACGAAACAGCAGAAGCATTGCGTTTCCTCATCCAATTGATGAAAGAAAAGTAACAGCATCGTATCAAAATGGATTGCTTACAATTAAAGTCCCTAAACAAAAAGGGAAAAAAATTATGATTGAGGATAGAAACTAA
- a CDS encoding YpzG family protein has protein sequence MSYRDQLDSHSALFHHNWTRPKRSKSQVNGHTQMSQNNIILRSNAKAHRW, from the coding sequence ATGAGTTATAGAGATCAGTTAGATTCTCATTCTGCGCTTTTTCATCACAATTGGACGAGACCTAAACGTTCTAAATCCCAAGTAAATGGGCATACGCAAATGTCTCAGAATAATATCATTCTAAGAAGTAATGCAAAAGCACACCGCTGGTAA
- a CDS encoding YppG family protein — MHKASNQQSWNIPSYHTAYTHPVSFDNRQYHPYLNQGQWNGAGMNGQNFYNIPPMQPNYQNNQSSYYHPQNAYKNNTQDIFQNPLHYMENSEQNQYTTNYMNQNQGFMNPYPKQSFIPKKQGNMKSIMNSFKSQDGSLDFNKMMDTAGMMMNAMNQVTGLVKGVGGIFKV; from the coding sequence ATGCATAAAGCATCTAATCAACAAAGCTGGAACATACCATCTTATCATACCGCTTATACGCATCCTGTGTCTTTTGATAACAGACAGTATCATCCATATTTAAATCAAGGTCAATGGAATGGAGCAGGCATGAACGGGCAAAATTTCTATAACATACCACCGATGCAGCCGAATTATCAAAATAACCAATCAAGTTATTACCACCCGCAAAATGCTTATAAAAACAATACACAAGATATATTCCAAAATCCACTTCATTATATGGAGAACAGCGAACAGAATCAATATACAACCAATTATATGAATCAAAATCAAGGCTTTATGAATCCATATCCAAAGCAGTCCTTTATTCCAAAAAAACAAGGAAATATGAAAAGCATCATGAATTCTTTTAAATCACAAGATGGTTCTTTAGATTTTAATAAAATGATGGATACTGCAGGAATGATGATGAATGCAATGAACCAAGTAACAGGCTTGGTAAAAGGAGTCGGTGGAATCTTTAAGGTGTAA
- a CDS encoding YppE family protein, with protein MTENHQLMEHTAKLLEAVEYAVDTFYKVKESGVNEDFYEVVRPFANQIKVLNDKWKEMATEWVRKSKPDYLNTIQINTAADHIEIISIQAFFTQTSKKRFLDSAKSVKYILQTLLDALKSESK; from the coding sequence TTGACGGAAAATCATCAGTTGATGGAACATACAGCTAAGCTTCTAGAAGCAGTAGAGTATGCAGTAGATACGTTTTACAAAGTGAAGGAATCAGGGGTAAATGAGGATTTTTATGAGGTTGTCCGACCATTTGCCAATCAGATTAAAGTGCTTAATGATAAATGGAAAGAAATGGCGACAGAGTGGGTGCGGAAATCCAAGCCTGATTATTTGAATACAATACAAATAAATACAGCGGCTGATCATATCGAAATTATTTCCATCCAAGCATTTTTTACGCAAACAAGTAAAAAACGCTTTCTTGATTCAGCTAAATCGGTAAAATATATATTGCAAACATTACTGGATGCGTTAAAAAGTGAATCGAAATAA
- a CDS encoding DUF2515 family protein: MIGKKSYFSSLEEEKLINRIRLITDMRNFDNISRTKAYLHYYNKHKEIQWAFLASQVSRNAGWNMCDLNGTWLPQVVSQEKRQQIYLTYEKANWLIFQDAYPQLLLYEYSTKNNLPMFHLLKFFQVSSFMEEEWNHYWKEKDKKRLMNSLIINEQNVIHQPVMENKRIKHHVFHYLPYLFQDLFHFNAVLFPTTQGTLYGASVSNFTSLSARIKLGNTLASLLFKPNLYQEFYDFARKNEHTGSRRDYEKYIYPNLANTTPILRAAYPVIRHQHILRGDWFKKHIKKKWRNLSEQKEPFHITDWYLRKQRQLHALIRQENKWFN; the protein is encoded by the coding sequence TTGATAGGTAAAAAATCATATTTTTCTTCCTTGGAAGAAGAAAAACTTATTAATAGAATAAGACTAATTACCGATATGCGCAACTTTGACAATATTTCAAGAACGAAAGCATATCTCCACTATTATAACAAACATAAAGAAATACAATGGGCGTTTCTCGCGAGTCAGGTTTCCCGAAATGCAGGCTGGAATATGTGCGATTTGAATGGAACTTGGCTCCCACAAGTAGTTAGTCAAGAAAAAAGACAGCAAATATACTTAACTTACGAGAAAGCAAATTGGCTGATTTTTCAAGATGCATACCCCCAATTATTACTCTATGAATATTCGACGAAAAATAACTTGCCAATGTTTCATTTATTAAAATTTTTTCAAGTGTCCTCTTTTATGGAAGAAGAATGGAATCATTATTGGAAGGAAAAAGACAAGAAAAGATTAATGAATAGCTTAATCATCAATGAACAAAATGTTATTCATCAGCCTGTCATGGAAAACAAAAGAATAAAACATCATGTTTTTCATTATCTTCCATATCTTTTTCAAGATTTGTTTCATTTTAATGCAGTCCTTTTTCCAACTACACAAGGAACACTTTATGGGGCAAGCGTTTCTAACTTCACATCACTAAGCGCACGGATTAAGCTTGGCAATACATTAGCAAGTCTTTTATTTAAACCTAATTTATATCAAGAGTTCTATGATTTTGCAAGGAAAAATGAACATACAGGTTCGAGGAGAGATTATGAAAAATATATATATCCTAATTTAGCCAATACAACACCCATTTTGCGAGCTGCTTATCCAGTGATAAGGCATCAACATATACTAAGGGGGGATTGGTTCAAAAAGCATATTAAGAAAAAGTGGCGAAACCTTAGTGAACAGAAAGAACCTTTTCATATAACAGATTGGTATCTGAGAAAACAGCGGCAGTTACATGCACTTATTCGTCAGGAAAACAAATGGTTTAACTAA
- the recU gene encoding Holliday junction resolvase RecU: protein MKIHYPNGKRYTPLKNVHTKSQKKVSYSNRGMTLEDDLNETNKYYLEFGKAVIHKKPTPVQIVQVDYPKRSAAVIKEAYFKQASTTDYNGVYRGKYIDFEAKETKHTTSFPLNNFHEHQIRHMRLVCEQQGICFVIISFSETNEIFYLDAEKLFIFWERMINGGRKSITKQELASNGHSISLGYRPRIDYIKVIDTIYGFN, encoded by the coding sequence ATGAAGATTCATTATCCAAATGGGAAAAGGTACACTCCCTTGAAAAATGTACATACCAAGTCGCAAAAAAAGGTAAGTTATAGTAATCGGGGAATGACACTAGAGGATGATTTGAACGAAACCAACAAATACTATTTAGAATTTGGTAAGGCTGTCATACATAAAAAGCCAACGCCTGTTCAAATTGTTCAAGTCGATTACCCTAAAAGAAGTGCTGCAGTAATAAAAGAAGCCTATTTTAAACAAGCTTCCACTACAGACTATAACGGTGTTTATCGAGGTAAATATATTGACTTTGAAGCGAAAGAAACGAAGCATACCACTTCCTTCCCGCTGAATAACTTCCATGAACACCAAATCAGGCATATGCGCTTGGTATGTGAGCAACAAGGAATTTGCTTTGTCATTATCTCTTTTTCTGAAACGAATGAAATATTCTATTTAGATGCAGAAAAACTATTTATATTTTGGGAAAGAATGATAAATGGCGGAAGAAAATCGATTACAAAACAAGAATTAGCAAGCAATGGTCATTCCATCAGCCTAGGTTATCGACCTCGAATTGACTATATAAAAGTAATCGATACTATTTATGGATTCAACTAA
- a CDS encoding penicillin-binding protein 1A — MTDKYQTREERRKQLEASKKKAPKKGKKKSGMNLFKRVLLILLTIGIIGIIAGGVAFAIMVKDAPELNPETLKDPISSTIYDKNNEEIAKVGAVNRDYVNYEDIPDLVKDAFIATEDSRFFKHHGIDPIRLGGAVIANFRDGFGSEGASTITQQVVKNFFFNQPQKTLSRKAQEAWLALELERKYSKEEIFEMYVNKIFMSENMSGVKTAAKVYFDKPLDELTLPEAALLAGMPQAPNAYNPFNNPERAEKRRNIVLSLMHQHGYISKAEMEKAQKTSVEDTLVKKEKRKSNDLPFDPFIKQVIAEIEKKYPDVNVFTDGLEIYTTMDMKAQEYVDKLMYEGEIVPFPDKDFQAGITLLDTKTGGILALGGDRDPKVKLGTNYATDMKRPPGSTAKPVLDYGPAIEHLKWGTYQTIVDERSTYSDGTPINNWDNKYKGSMTMRKALEMSRNIPALKAFQAVGAEKAIDFAVNLGIPLDKQYESYAIGSFEASTLEMAGAYSAFGNEGVYNAPHAVRSFKLKDGTKINMEPKSKVVMQDYTAFLISDMLKGVLTSSNGTGTLANIPGLPVAGKTGTTNYTEEERTKWGITDSSSVPDAWFAGYTTNFTMAVWTGYTERKNPIKPGPDQKVAQKIFKAVMGHISEDVETPDFKKPDSVETVKIEKGTYPARLASSYTPSSQIQTEYAVKGNILNEVSQKYNKPDAPNGVKASYNENSDEIDLSWNYGKKDGIKFDVSVSVDGGASEQLTVTSDTSLKIAKPTPGSTYNFAVKVIKGDQESDPASASITVPEKIEEQPPQDPNETIDDEEKPDDSNGEDSDDNQDDGDNGDSDNGDENQNNQDNNNGNNGGNGNNGENNNGNNNNGNNNGPNNHPNPNDTNPNPNQNQNRNREQNQNDSQ; from the coding sequence ATGACAGATAAATATCAAACGCGAGAGGAGCGCCGTAAACAACTTGAAGCCTCTAAGAAAAAAGCTCCTAAAAAAGGAAAGAAAAAAAGCGGTATGAATTTGTTTAAGCGCGTTCTGCTTATTTTATTAACAATCGGTATTATCGGCATTATTGCCGGTGGAGTGGCCTTTGCTATTATGGTAAAAGACGCACCTGAATTAAATCCAGAGACATTAAAAGATCCTATTTCTTCTACTATCTATGATAAAAATAATGAAGAAATAGCCAAAGTAGGTGCCGTTAACCGGGACTATGTAAACTATGAAGATATACCTGATTTAGTAAAAGATGCGTTTATCGCAACCGAAGATTCGCGATTTTTTAAGCATCATGGAATTGACCCTATTCGCTTAGGCGGAGCAGTTATTGCGAACTTCCGAGACGGGTTTGGTTCTGAAGGTGCAAGTACGATCACACAGCAAGTAGTGAAAAACTTCTTCTTTAACCAGCCACAAAAAACATTGAGCCGAAAAGCGCAAGAAGCATGGCTAGCTCTTGAATTAGAGCGCAAGTACTCCAAAGAAGAAATATTTGAGATGTATGTCAATAAAATCTTTATGTCTGAAAATATGAGCGGGGTGAAAACCGCAGCAAAGGTATATTTTGACAAACCTTTAGACGAATTAACGTTGCCTGAAGCAGCTCTTCTCGCAGGAATGCCACAGGCGCCAAATGCGTATAATCCGTTTAATAATCCCGAAAGAGCAGAGAAAAGACGGAATATCGTCTTATCTTTAATGCACCAGCATGGTTATATTTCTAAAGCAGAAATGGAAAAAGCACAAAAGACTTCTGTTGAAGATACATTAGTGAAAAAAGAAAAACGTAAATCAAATGACCTGCCATTTGATCCATTTATAAAACAAGTTATTGCCGAAATTGAGAAAAAATATCCAGATGTTAATGTATTTACAGATGGATTAGAAATTTATACAACAATGGATATGAAAGCTCAGGAATATGTAGATAAATTAATGTATGAGGGAGAAATCGTTCCTTTCCCTGACAAAGATTTCCAAGCTGGGATTACATTGTTGGATACAAAAACAGGCGGTATTTTAGCACTTGGCGGAGATCGTGATCCTAAAGTAAAGCTAGGCACAAACTATGCAACAGATATGAAGCGTCCTCCAGGATCAACAGCTAAGCCTGTCCTAGACTATGGTCCAGCTATTGAACATTTAAAATGGGGTACTTATCAAACAATCGTTGATGAACGCAGTACCTATTCAGACGGAACACCGATTAACAACTGGGATAATAAGTATAAAGGCTCTATGACTATGCGAAAAGCGTTAGAAATGTCAAGAAACATTCCTGCTCTTAAAGCGTTCCAAGCTGTTGGTGCGGAAAAAGCTATAGATTTCGCTGTAAATCTTGGTATCCCTCTTGATAAACAATATGAATCTTATGCGATTGGATCATTTGAAGCTAGCACATTAGAAATGGCTGGAGCTTATAGCGCCTTTGGTAATGAAGGAGTATATAATGCCCCTCATGCTGTGCGATCCTTTAAATTAAAAGATGGTACAAAAATAAATATGGAACCTAAATCAAAAGTAGTAATGCAGGATTATACTGCATTCCTAATATCTGATATGTTAAAAGGGGTCCTTACAAGCAGCAACGGAACGGGGACACTTGCAAATATTCCTGGATTGCCTGTTGCTGGTAAAACTGGAACAACTAACTATACAGAAGAAGAACGAACTAAATGGGGTATAACAGATTCAAGCAGTGTACCCGACGCCTGGTTCGCTGGTTATACAACGAATTTCACCATGGCTGTATGGACCGGATACACAGAACGAAAAAATCCAATTAAGCCTGGGCCTGATCAAAAAGTTGCTCAAAAGATTTTCAAAGCTGTCATGGGGCATATTTCCGAAGATGTAGAAACACCAGATTTCAAGAAACCAGATAGTGTGGAAACCGTTAAAATTGAGAAAGGCACCTATCCGGCCCGGTTAGCAAGTTCCTATACGCCAAGTAGTCAAATACAGACCGAGTATGCGGTAAAAGGAAATATTCTTAATGAAGTTTCACAGAAATATAATAAGCCAGACGCACCAAATGGAGTAAAAGCTAGTTATAATGAAAACAGTGATGAAATTGACTTATCTTGGAATTACGGCAAGAAAGATGGCATCAAATTTGATGTCAGCGTCAGTGTAGATGGTGGAGCTAGTGAGCAATTGACTGTTACTTCTGACACAAGTTTAAAAATTGCTAAACCTACTCCTGGCAGCACCTATAATTTCGCCGTAAAAGTAATTAAAGGTGATCAAGAAAGTGATCCTGCGTCTGCAAGTATTACTGTCCCGGAAAAGATTGAGGAACAGCCGCCACAGGACCCAAATGAAACGATAGATGACGAAGAAAAGCCAGACGATTCAAATGGCGAAGATTCTGATGACAATCAAGATGATGGCGACAATGGCGATTCAGACAATGGAGATGAAAATCAAAACAATCAAGATAATAACAATGGGAACAACGGTGGGAATGGAAATAATGGTGAAAACAACAATGGCAACAACAATAATGGGAACAATAATGGACCAAATAATCATCCTAACCCTAATGATACTAACCCAAACCCAAACCAGAACCAAAACCGTAATAGAGAACAAAATCAAAATGATTCTCAATAA
- a CDS encoding YpoC family protein, with product MANNQLDAPLELIYGPFPVIKQFPFIAADSFELMPAFLHEANYYHNKVVYQPWNKENFPECVKLVFDKWRQLKQEIQLFVKERDSNRLQQGLTIGAEYFLECLYWVNEKPVTFKNGLVDPSLEVKPFNLEDRLQFILKRLNGYHSFKQLDELYKELEKQFAIKLVKLKRSN from the coding sequence ATGGCTAACAATCAATTAGATGCACCACTTGAGCTTATATATGGACCGTTCCCCGTTATAAAACAATTTCCTTTTATTGCTGCGGATAGTTTTGAACTAATGCCAGCTTTTTTACATGAGGCTAATTACTATCATAATAAGGTAGTTTATCAGCCTTGGAATAAAGAAAACTTTCCTGAGTGTGTAAAATTGGTGTTTGATAAGTGGAGACAGCTTAAACAGGAAATACAATTATTTGTGAAAGAAAGAGATTCTAATAGACTTCAACAAGGACTAACGATTGGAGCAGAATACTTCTTAGAATGTTTATATTGGGTTAATGAAAAGCCAGTCACATTTAAAAATGGTTTGGTAGATCCTAGTTTAGAAGTAAAACCTTTCAATTTAGAAGATCGACTTCAGTTTATTTTAAAAAGATTAAATGGCTATCATTCCTTTAAACAACTGGATGAGTTATATAAAGAATTAGAAAAACAGTTTGCGATTAAATTAGTTAAATTAAAAAGAAGCAATTAA
- the nth gene encoding endonuclease III, which translates to MLKKDEIRYCLDTMGEMFPEAHCELVHSNPFELVIAVSLSAQCTDALVNKVTKNLFQKYKTPEDYLSVPLEELQNDIRSIGLYRNKAKNIQKLCQMVLEKYNGEIPMDRDELINLPGVGRKTANVVVSVAYNIPAIAVDTHVERVSKRLGICRWKDSVLEVEKTLMKKVPKEEWSVTHHRMIFFGRYHCKAQNPQCEVCPLLALCREGKKRMKTKGVV; encoded by the coding sequence ATGTTAAAAAAAGATGAAATTAGATATTGTCTTGATACGATGGGAGAAATGTTTCCTGAAGCGCATTGTGAATTAGTTCATTCTAATCCGTTTGAATTAGTGATTGCCGTATCATTATCTGCCCAGTGTACCGATGCCCTTGTTAATAAGGTAACAAAAAATTTATTTCAAAAATATAAAACACCAGAAGACTATTTGAGTGTTCCCTTGGAAGAATTACAGAATGATATTCGTTCAATCGGTTTATATCGAAATAAAGCCAAAAATATTCAAAAGCTATGCCAAATGGTTTTAGAAAAATATAATGGTGAGATACCAATGGACCGGGATGAACTGATTAACTTACCAGGTGTGGGAAGGAAAACGGCTAATGTTGTTGTTTCTGTCGCTTATAATATTCCCGCTATAGCTGTTGATACCCACGTGGAAAGAGTTAGTAAGCGATTAGGTATCTGTCGTTGGAAAGACTCCGTTTTAGAAGTAGAGAAAACACTTATGAAAAAAGTTCCCAAAGAGGAATGGTCTGTAACGCATCATCGTATGATCTTTTTTGGAAGATATCATTGTAAAGCTCAAAACCCGCAATGCGAGGTTTGTCCACTACTAGCATTGTGTAGAGAAGGGAAAAAGAGAATGAAGACAAAGGGTGTTGTCTGA
- a CDS encoding DnaD domain-containing protein: protein MNKTIFLKWLQEGNVNIPSTLLTHYKHLKINEKELVLLLQVHYYLERGKDFPTPAEIAAQMTIDINECHELLSQLIRKGFIDILDGNSDTGIRFERYSLEPLWNKLIEQFLLNNKKEEEALIEKEESDLYTCFEREFGRPLSPFEIETLNMWVDDDQHEIAIIKAALREAVISGKLNFRYIDRILFEWKKNGIKTIEQAKSHGKKFRQHQSVGYKAEQSEESSNKKTVPFYNWLDQ from the coding sequence ATGAATAAAACAATTTTTTTAAAATGGCTGCAAGAAGGGAATGTAAATATTCCTTCCACACTTCTAACACATTATAAACATTTAAAAATAAATGAAAAAGAATTAGTTCTTTTACTGCAAGTACATTATTACTTAGAGCGAGGGAAAGATTTTCCGACCCCTGCAGAAATAGCTGCACAAATGACAATAGATATTAATGAATGTCATGAATTATTAAGTCAACTTATCCGCAAAGGCTTTATCGACATATTAGATGGAAATAGTGATACCGGAATCCGATTTGAGAGATATTCCTTGGAGCCTCTTTGGAATAAATTAATTGAGCAATTTCTCCTTAATAATAAAAAAGAAGAAGAAGCTTTAATAGAAAAAGAAGAATCAGATTTATATACTTGTTTTGAAAGAGAATTTGGAAGACCATTGTCTCCTTTTGAAATTGAAACATTAAATATGTGGGTAGACGACGATCAGCATGAAATAGCAATTATAAAAGCAGCGCTTAGGGAAGCTGTGATTTCAGGTAAATTAAATTTTCGTTATATTGACCGAATCTTGTTTGAATGGAAAAAGAATGGAATTAAGACAATCGAGCAAGCAAAGAGCCATGGGAAAAAGTTTAGACAGCATCAATCTGTTGGCTATAAAGCAGAACAATCGGAAGAATCTTCTAACAAAAAGACAGTGCCTTTTTATAATTGGTTGGATCAATAA
- the asnS gene encoding asparagine--tRNA ligase, which yields MKATIAELPKYVDKEVKVGAWIANKRSSGKIAFLQLRDGSGFVQGVIVKSDVAEEVFQTAKSITQESSVYVTGTVQKDERSPFGYELLVTNIELIHTSTDYPITPKEHGTEFLMDNRHLWLRSKRQHAVMKVRNEIIRATYEFFNENGFVKVDPPILTGSAPEGTTELFATKYFEEDAYLSQSGQLYMEAAAMALGKVFSFGPTFRAEKSKTRRHLIEFWMIEPEMAFVEFDENLEVQEQYVSYVVQSVLKNCQLELNTLGRDVSKLEKITAPFPRISYDDAITFLHEKGFDDIEWGDDFGSPHETAIAESFDKPVFITHYPTKIKPFYMQPDHEREDVVLCADLIAPEGYGEIIGGSERIHDMELLNKRVKEHQLDPETYKWYLELREYGSVPHSGFGLGLERTVAWITGVEHVRETIPFPRLLNRLYP from the coding sequence ATTAAAGCAACTATTGCCGAGTTACCAAAATATGTTGATAAAGAGGTTAAAGTAGGCGCGTGGATTGCCAACAAGCGATCTAGCGGAAAAATTGCCTTTTTACAGCTTCGCGACGGATCAGGATTTGTACAAGGAGTTATTGTTAAAAGTGACGTAGCGGAAGAAGTTTTCCAAACAGCTAAATCAATTACACAAGAATCATCCGTATATGTTACTGGTACTGTTCAAAAGGATGAACGTTCCCCGTTTGGGTATGAGTTATTAGTAACAAATATTGAATTGATTCATACTTCAACAGATTATCCGATAACGCCAAAAGAACATGGAACAGAATTCTTGATGGATAATCGTCATTTATGGTTACGTTCCAAGCGTCAGCATGCCGTAATGAAAGTTAGAAATGAAATAATTCGTGCAACGTATGAATTTTTTAATGAAAATGGATTTGTAAAAGTAGATCCACCCATTCTAACAGGAAGTGCTCCTGAGGGTACAACAGAACTATTTGCAACTAAGTATTTTGAAGAAGATGCTTATCTTTCACAAAGTGGACAACTTTATATGGAAGCAGCAGCAATGGCGTTAGGAAAGGTATTTTCATTTGGCCCTACATTCCGTGCCGAAAAATCTAAAACACGCCGTCATTTAATCGAGTTTTGGATGATTGAGCCTGAAATGGCATTTGTAGAGTTTGATGAGAATTTAGAAGTTCAAGAACAATACGTATCATATGTTGTTCAATCTGTGTTGAAAAATTGTCAGCTTGAGCTTAATACGCTAGGAAGAGATGTTTCTAAATTAGAAAAAATCACTGCTCCTTTCCCAAGAATAAGCTATGACGATGCAATCACATTCTTACATGAAAAAGGCTTTGATGATATTGAATGGGGAGATGACTTTGGATCTCCGCATGAAACAGCTATTGCGGAAAGTTTTGATAAGCCTGTATTTATCACTCATTATCCAACTAAAATTAAACCTTTCTATATGCAGCCAGACCATGAAAGAGAAGATGTCGTCCTTTGCGCAGATTTAATTGCTCCAGAAGGCTATGGTGAAATTATTGGTGGTTCAGAGCGTATCCATGATATGGAACTATTAAATAAACGAGTAAAAGAGCATCAATTAGATCCGGAAACATACAAATGGTATCTAGAACTAAGAGAATACGGTTCAGTACCTCATTCTGGTTTTGGTCTCGGATTAGAAAGAACAGTTGCTTGGATTACAGGAGTGGAACATGTTCGGGAAACCATCCCATTCCCAAGATTATTAAATCGTCTATATCCTTAA